In a genomic window of Pseudoxanthomonas indica:
- a CDS encoding transglutaminaseTgpA domain-containing protein, which yields MNTSADARPSLDAGSRAWTLAAAAACLLPLLLQLPLSVALGSAALAVITAALSWRRPMPALLRFVLAIAILLTVSSAMGWKFGRDTGCALLAAMLAIKPSETGSLRDARSLLAFALFAPFAAFLLDQGPTTLLLSALGVLGALVALGRLAEFEARGQRLQVALRQRLWSVARLILIGMPLVLAAFWLFPRFAEPLWGVPGKALATPGLSDRMSPGGWLDLMSDDTPALRVQFFGPAPSQQQMYWRGMVFWDFDGREWTRAPSVAAREPAEVRSAALRWDYSMAVEGNEQPWLVALDLPASAPPGARLDHDNALIAARPMTALTQWRVQSSPPLVFESRLPRELYTRALLLPVGLNPRTRALGEQWRQQAGNGVAADTAIVNRALAWIRRDFAYTLDTPLPGRDGADEFLFDQQAGYCEHFSSAFTVLMRSAGVPARVVVGYAGGVRNPFGDYWVVRNQDAHAWTEVWLAGRGWVRVDPTAAVAPERIYDTVDDRQGAAGQGFANGRTWAQLSDWMRRGWNDMVLGFDARRQSRMLQDWGLRELDTRRLAVMFAVVTTLVLAGMGWLLARGEREPDPLLRAWHRLGRRYTRLGLAPLAHEPALTWAQRVASTRGKEAGDLVSLSQRFADSRYAAAHSDMSVLLRDLRRHRP from the coding sequence ATGAACACCAGCGCTGACGCCCGCCCTTCGCTGGACGCCGGCAGCCGCGCATGGACGCTGGCCGCTGCCGCAGCCTGCCTGTTGCCGTTGCTGTTGCAGCTGCCGCTGAGCGTGGCGCTGGGCAGCGCTGCATTGGCCGTGATTACGGCCGCCTTGTCCTGGCGGCGACCGATGCCGGCACTGCTGCGCTTCGTCCTGGCCATCGCGATTCTGCTGACCGTTTCCAGCGCGATGGGCTGGAAGTTTGGTCGCGATACCGGCTGCGCGCTGCTGGCGGCGATGCTGGCGATCAAACCCAGTGAGACCGGCAGCCTGCGTGATGCACGCAGCTTGCTGGCCTTCGCCTTGTTCGCCCCGTTCGCCGCCTTCCTGCTGGACCAGGGCCCGACCACCTTGCTGCTCTCGGCGCTGGGCGTGCTGGGTGCGCTGGTGGCGCTGGGCCGGCTGGCCGAGTTCGAAGCACGCGGGCAACGCCTGCAGGTGGCGCTGCGGCAGCGGCTGTGGTCGGTGGCGCGCTTGATCCTGATCGGCATGCCGCTGGTGCTGGCCGCGTTCTGGTTGTTCCCGCGCTTCGCCGAACCGCTCTGGGGCGTGCCCGGCAAAGCCCTGGCCACGCCGGGGCTGTCGGATCGCATGTCGCCCGGCGGTTGGCTGGACCTGATGTCGGATGACACGCCGGCCTTGCGCGTGCAGTTCTTCGGGCCTGCGCCGAGCCAGCAGCAGATGTACTGGCGCGGGATGGTGTTCTGGGATTTCGACGGACGCGAGTGGACGCGGGCGCCGTCGGTGGCGGCGCGCGAACCGGCCGAGGTGCGTTCGGCCGCGCTGCGCTGGGACTACAGCATGGCGGTGGAAGGCAACGAGCAGCCCTGGCTGGTGGCACTGGATCTGCCCGCGTCCGCGCCGCCGGGCGCACGCCTGGATCACGACAACGCGCTGATCGCCGCACGGCCGATGACCGCGCTGACCCAGTGGCGGGTGCAGTCCTCGCCGCCGCTGGTGTTTGAAAGCCGGTTGCCGCGCGAGCTGTATACCCGTGCCCTGTTGCTGCCGGTGGGACTGAACCCGCGCACCCGCGCATTGGGCGAACAGTGGCGGCAGCAGGCCGGCAACGGCGTCGCCGCCGATACGGCCATCGTCAACCGCGCACTGGCGTGGATACGCCGCGACTTCGCCTACACCCTCGACACGCCCCTGCCCGGCCGCGACGGCGCCGACGAATTCCTGTTCGACCAGCAGGCCGGCTACTGCGAACACTTCAGCTCGGCCTTCACTGTATTGATGCGCTCGGCCGGGGTGCCGGCACGGGTGGTGGTGGGTTACGCCGGCGGCGTGCGCAATCCCTTTGGCGACTACTGGGTGGTGCGCAACCAGGACGCCCATGCCTGGACCGAAGTGTGGCTGGCCGGTCGCGGCTGGGTACGGGTGGACCCGACTGCGGCGGTGGCGCCCGAACGCATCTACGACACCGTGGATGACCGCCAGGGCGCCGCTGGCCAGGGCTTCGCCAACGGCCGCACCTGGGCGCAGCTGAGCGACTGGATGCGCCGCGGCTGGAACGACATGGTGCTGGGCTTTGACGCGCGCCGGCAGTCGCGGATGTTGCAGGACTGGGGCCTGCGCGAACTGGACACGCGCCGGCTGGCGGTGATGTTCGCCGTGGTCACCACGCTGGTACTGGCCGGCATGGGCTGGCTGCTGGCGCGCGGCGAACGCGAGCCCGACCCGCTGCTGCGCGCCTGGCATCGACTCGGCCGTCGCTACACCCGGCTGGGTCTGGCACCGCTGGCGCATGAGCCCGCGCTGACCTGGGCGCAGCGGGTGGCGAGCACGCGCGGAAAAGAGGCCGGAGACCTGGTTTCACTCAGCCAACGTTTCGCCGATTCACGTTACGCTGCGGCTCATAGCGACATGTCGGTGTTGCTGCGCGACTTGCGCCGCCACCGACCCTGA
- a CDS encoding DUF58 domain-containing protein produces the protein MQLLARPRQSETLPVRLDRRRVYVLPTRFGLFFAVLVMAMLMGALNYNNNPALLLALLLGATGLASLIAAHLQLSGLQLDAVAAEPVAAGQPLPVSLAFSSRDRRARPGLQLQALDAHAHFDLAATEPGVAVLAIATERRGWLSLGRIGVATTQPLGLARAWAWFWPELQLLVYPAAEVQGPALPDSEGGGARARLRASGDDVHHLRSYRPGDSLRAIAWKASARRDQLLVREFEQAVGREVDLRFADLAGLGYEQRIARLTHWVMQAEREGRRYRLHLPGQPPLGPGQGVGHRHLCLRALALMPHEHQR, from the coding sequence ATGCAGCTGTTGGCGCGTCCGCGCCAGAGCGAAACCTTGCCTGTGCGCCTGGATCGGCGCCGCGTCTATGTACTGCCCACCCGCTTCGGCCTGTTCTTCGCCGTGCTGGTGATGGCCATGCTGATGGGCGCGCTGAACTACAACAACAATCCGGCGCTGCTGCTGGCGTTGTTGCTGGGCGCCACCGGCCTGGCCAGCCTGATTGCCGCGCACCTGCAGCTATCCGGGCTGCAGTTGGACGCCGTGGCGGCCGAGCCGGTCGCGGCCGGCCAACCCTTGCCGGTGAGCCTGGCGTTCTCTTCGCGTGATCGCCGCGCCCGCCCGGGCCTGCAGCTGCAGGCGCTGGACGCACACGCGCACTTTGATCTCGCGGCCACCGAACCCGGCGTGGCGGTGTTGGCCATCGCCACCGAGCGGCGTGGCTGGCTGAGTCTGGGGCGCATCGGCGTGGCCACCACGCAACCGTTGGGACTGGCACGCGCCTGGGCCTGGTTCTGGCCGGAACTGCAGCTGCTGGTGTACCCGGCCGCCGAAGTGCAGGGCCCGGCGCTGCCCGACAGCGAAGGCGGCGGCGCGCGCGCGCGGCTGCGCGCCAGCGGCGATGACGTCCACCATCTGCGCAGCTATCGTCCCGGCGACTCGCTGCGCGCGATTGCCTGGAAGGCATCGGCACGCCGCGATCAACTGCTGGTGCGCGAGTTCGAACAGGCGGTGGGTCGCGAAGTCGATCTGCGTTTTGCCGACCTCGCCGGACTGGGCTACGAGCAGCGCATCGCACGTCTGACCCATTGGGTGATGCAGGCCGAGCGCGAAGGTCGCCGCTATCGGCTGCACCTGCCCGGGCAGCCTCCTCTGGGACCCGGCCAGGGGGTGGGCCATCGTCACCTCTGCCTGCGCGCGTTGGCGCTGATGCCGCATGAACACCAGCGCTGA
- a CDS encoding AAA family ATPase, producing the protein MSATPPPLPMLSDELRAALKRAQEQVNALVLGKAYEVRLAFVALLSGGHLLIEDLPGLGKTTLAHALAASLGLSFQRVQFTSDLLPADVLGVSVYDGPSRQFQFHPGPVFTQVLLADEINRAPPRTQSALLEAMAEHQVTLDGITHSLPEPFFVIATQNPVDLSGTYPLPDSQLDRFLLRLALGYPGAEAERALLAGADRRALIAQTMPLLSSDDVLALRAAVDQIHTSDALITYVQALMHRSRQHPGVRVGLSPRAGIALLRAARAYALLLGRSHVLPEDIQALFTAVAAHRLVAEAEADSTAVLAKAILHAVSVD; encoded by the coding sequence ATGTCCGCCACGCCGCCACCGCTGCCCATGCTATCCGATGAACTGCGCGCCGCCCTGAAGCGCGCACAGGAACAAGTCAATGCGCTGGTGTTGGGCAAGGCCTATGAAGTGCGGCTGGCCTTTGTCGCGCTGCTCTCGGGCGGGCATCTGCTGATCGAGGATCTGCCGGGGCTGGGCAAGACCACCTTGGCGCATGCGCTGGCCGCAAGCCTCGGATTGAGTTTCCAGCGCGTGCAGTTCACTTCGGATTTGCTACCGGCCGACGTGCTGGGCGTGTCGGTGTACGACGGTCCGTCGCGGCAGTTCCAGTTCCATCCGGGGCCGGTGTTCACCCAGGTGCTGCTGGCCGACGAAATCAATCGCGCGCCGCCGCGTACGCAAAGCGCCTTGCTCGAAGCCATGGCCGAACACCAGGTGACCCTGGACGGCATCACCCACAGCCTGCCGGAACCGTTCTTCGTCATCGCCACGCAGAACCCGGTGGATCTGTCCGGCACCTACCCGCTGCCGGATTCGCAGCTGGATCGCTTCCTGCTGCGGCTGGCCCTGGGTTATCCGGGCGCCGAAGCCGAGCGCGCCCTGCTGGCCGGTGCGGATCGGCGTGCGCTGATTGCGCAGACCATGCCATTGCTCTCCTCCGATGACGTGCTGGCCTTGCGCGCGGCGGTGGATCAGATCCACACCAGCGATGCGTTGATCACCTACGTGCAGGCGCTGATGCATCGCAGCCGCCAGCATCCCGGCGTGCGCGTGGGGCTGTCGCCGCGCGCCGGCATCGCCCTGCTGCGCGCCGCGCGTGCCTACGCCCTGCTGCTGGGTCGCAGCCATGTGCTGCCGGAAGACATCCAGGCCTTGTTTACCGCGGTGGCCGCGCATCGGCTGGTGGCCGAAGCCGAGGCCGATTCCACCGCGGTGCTGGCCAAGGCGATCCTGCATGCGGTGTCGGTGGACTGA
- a CDS encoding ArnT family glycosyltransferase, producing the protein MQDAERHKRWFLAIWIAATVIKVVIAARLPLFVDEAFYWQEGQHLAWAYSDLPGLNAWLARLGSDIGGTHVLALRAPFLLLAAGLPWLVIAAARDVGQRALAWQAGMLTVLMPLSGMLGLLALPDVPMAVASALCLWGGARLLARVDAAGLALLAMGLVIGALSHYRFVGVIGVGLLALLWLPQGRRLLLDWRVWCVLAIGAAAWWPLLSWNLAHADAGLRFQLVDRHPWSFQWTGAWFVIVQALLVTPLLFAALLALSAHALRGVPAMPLQQRYLGLLGALSTLGFFLLGFFADVERVSFHWPLPGYLALLVIAPAWLQQRSAGWRRLCWGLAALGLALVFAGYAIAATSSLRERFAAEKWYPYNFAGWSQLADAVREEQARLPAGTPLLAGSFKIGAELGFALDDPRIRVLDHPLNHKHGRAPQLALWGLQQDARSAGPALLILGSGEVQYKHLLAYYHQVCEQVGPLPPPRVINIDHGAQRFLLFKLPAQRAQGECVAPAMAYLDQPRSHAQVGAQFEVRGWAFKEGVGLRAVEVLLDGKPVASAQYGREEPGVAGYWKISNDPQHPRVGFSARVDASALPAGRHWLGLRLHGNDGSVEEWEELPVDLD; encoded by the coding sequence ATGCAGGACGCAGAGCGTCACAAGCGATGGTTCCTGGCGATCTGGATCGCGGCAACCGTGATCAAGGTCGTGATCGCCGCGCGCCTGCCGTTGTTCGTCGACGAAGCCTTCTACTGGCAGGAAGGCCAACACCTGGCCTGGGCCTACTCGGATCTGCCCGGACTCAACGCCTGGCTGGCGCGCCTGGGCAGCGACATCGGTGGCACCCACGTGCTGGCGTTGCGCGCGCCGTTCCTGCTGCTGGCGGCCGGCCTGCCATGGCTGGTCATCGCTGCGGCCCGCGACGTCGGCCAGCGTGCGCTGGCCTGGCAGGCGGGAATGTTGACCGTGCTGATGCCGTTGTCGGGCATGTTGGGTCTGCTGGCGCTGCCGGATGTGCCGATGGCGGTGGCCAGCGCGTTGTGCCTGTGGGGCGGTGCGCGCCTGCTGGCGCGGGTGGATGCAGCCGGCCTTGCCTTGCTTGCAATGGGTCTGGTGATCGGCGCCCTGAGCCACTACCGCTTCGTCGGCGTCATCGGCGTCGGCCTGCTGGCGTTGCTGTGGTTGCCGCAGGGGCGGCGCCTGCTGCTCGACTGGCGCGTGTGGTGCGTGCTGGCGATAGGCGCGGCGGCGTGGTGGCCGTTGCTGTCGTGGAATCTGGCACATGCCGACGCCGGCCTGCGCTTCCAACTGGTGGATCGCCATCCCTGGTCATTCCAATGGACCGGCGCGTGGTTCGTGATCGTGCAGGCGCTGCTGGTCACGCCGCTGCTGTTCGCCGCGTTGCTGGCGCTGTCGGCACACGCGCTGCGCGGCGTTCCCGCGATGCCGCTGCAGCAACGCTATTTGGGTTTGCTGGGTGCGTTGTCGACGCTGGGGTTCTTCCTGCTCGGTTTTTTTGCCGACGTGGAGCGGGTGAGTTTCCATTGGCCGCTGCCCGGCTATCTGGCCCTGCTGGTGATCGCGCCGGCCTGGCTGCAACAGCGCAGCGCCGGCTGGCGACGGCTGTGCTGGGGCCTGGCTGCGCTGGGACTGGCGCTGGTGTTTGCCGGCTACGCGATCGCCGCCACCTCGTCGTTGCGTGAGCGTTTCGCCGCCGAGAAGTGGTATCCGTACAACTTCGCCGGCTGGTCGCAGCTGGCCGATGCCGTGCGCGAAGAACAGGCGCGTTTGCCCGCCGGCACGCCGCTGCTGGCCGGCAGCTTCAAGATCGGCGCGGAGTTGGGCTTCGCCCTGGATGATCCGCGCATCCGCGTGCTCGATCATCCGCTCAACCACAAGCATGGCCGCGCGCCACAACTGGCCTTGTGGGGTTTGCAGCAGGACGCAAGGTCAGCCGGGCCTGCGCTGCTGATCCTCGGCAGTGGCGAGGTGCAGTACAAACATCTGCTGGCCTACTACCACCAGGTCTGCGAACAGGTCGGGCCATTGCCGCCGCCGCGGGTAATCAACATCGATCACGGTGCGCAGCGCTTCCTGTTGTTCAAGCTGCCGGCGCAACGTGCACAGGGCGAGTGTGTGGCGCCGGCGATGGCGTATCTCGATCAGCCGCGCAGCCATGCGCAGGTGGGCGCGCAGTTCGAGGTGCGCGGCTGGGCCTTCAAGGAAGGCGTGGGCTTGCGCGCGGTGGAGGTGTTGCTGGATGGCAAGCCGGTGGCCAGCGCGCAGTACGGCCGCGAGGAACCGGGTGTGGCGGGCTATTGGAAGATATCCAATGATCCGCAGCACCCGCGCGTGGGGTTTTCGGCGCGGGTGGATGCATCAGCGCTGCCCGCTGGCCGGCATTGGCTGGGCCTGCGATTGCATGGCAACGATGGCAGCGTCGAAGAGTGGGAAGAGCTGCCCGTCGACCTCGACTAG
- a CDS encoding Maf family protein → MPLLLASTSRYRRELLDRLRVPFRVARPEVDETPLPGENPAGLARRLAQAKAAAIAAQHPEAWVIGADQVAEVAGQPVGKPGNRDAALAQLTAMSGQAIRFHTSICLQREQGPILLAEDVTTVRFRALGVEEIARYVDLEQPFDCAGSFKSEGLGISLFEAIESRDPTALVGLPLIELARLLREAGFALP, encoded by the coding sequence ATGCCACTCCTGCTTGCCTCCACGTCCCGGTACAGACGCGAACTGCTGGACCGGCTGCGGGTGCCTTTCCGGGTGGCCCGCCCGGAAGTGGACGAAACCCCGCTGCCCGGGGAAAACCCGGCCGGGCTGGCGCGTCGGCTGGCCCAGGCCAAGGCCGCCGCCATTGCCGCCCAGCATCCCGAAGCCTGGGTGATTGGCGCCGACCAGGTAGCCGAAGTGGCAGGCCAGCCCGTCGGCAAGCCGGGCAACCGCGATGCCGCCCTGGCGCAGCTGACGGCGATGTCCGGCCAGGCCATCCGCTTCCATACCAGCATCTGCCTGCAGCGCGAGCAGGGCCCGATCCTGCTGGCCGAGGACGTGACCACGGTGCGCTTCCGCGCTCTGGGCGTGGAGGAAATCGCCCGCTACGTGGATCTGGAGCAGCCGTTCGACTGCGCCGGCAGCTTCAAGAGCGAGGGCCTGGGCATAAGCCTGTTCGAAGCGATCGAATCGCGCGACCCGACCGCGCTGGTCGGCCTGCCGCTGATCGAACTGGCCCGCCTGCTGCGCGAAGCCGGCTTCGCGTTGCCCTAG
- a CDS encoding YceD family protein, with product MSANTPEMLDAWRMVAARRSFEGRLPLSSMTRLQSLLNDTEGDARYTIEFDRDALQVPYVEVRIEAQLPLVCQRSLQRFLLPVSVVQRLGLVRDEADEAGLPPDYEALLVPDDGMLHPRDLVEDELVLAVPAVPLEPGSEAVERDWSPQQEELAKVNPFAGLAKLKKD from the coding sequence ATGTCCGCGAATACGCCCGAGATGTTGGATGCTTGGCGCATGGTCGCGGCACGGCGCAGTTTCGAAGGTCGCCTGCCGCTGTCATCCATGACGCGCTTGCAGAGCCTGCTGAACGATACCGAAGGTGATGCACGCTACACGATCGAATTCGATCGCGACGCGCTGCAGGTGCCCTACGTGGAAGTGAGGATCGAAGCGCAGCTTCCGCTGGTTTGCCAGCGCAGCCTGCAGCGGTTCCTGCTTCCCGTCAGTGTCGTGCAGCGGTTGGGCCTGGTGCGCGACGAAGCCGATGAGGCCGGGTTGCCACCTGATTACGAAGCGCTGCTGGTGCCGGACGACGGCATGCTGCACCCCAGGGATCTGGTGGAGGACGAACTGGTCCTCGCCGTTCCCGCGGTCCCGCTGGAACCGGGATCCGAAGCGGTGGAGCGTGACTGGTCGCCGCAGCAGGAAGAACTCGCCAAGGTCAATCCGTTCGCCGGATTGGCCAAGTTGAAGAAAGACTGA
- the rpmF gene encoding 50S ribosomal protein L32: MAVQKSRVTPSRRGQRRSHDALTAKQLSTDPTSGEIHLRHHVTADGYYRGKKVIATKTASAVEED, from the coding sequence ATGGCAGTGCAGAAATCCCGAGTCACCCCGTCCCGTCGTGGTCAGCGCCGTTCGCACGACGCCCTGACCGCCAAGCAGCTGTCGACCGACCCGACCAGCGGCGAGATCCACCTGCGCCACCACGTGACCGCCGACGGCTACTACCGTGGCAAGAAGGTCATCGCCACCAAGACCGCCTCGGCTGTCGAAGAAGATTGA
- a CDS encoding beta-ketoacyl-ACP synthase III, whose translation MSQPQSNGRIFSRIAGTGSYLPEKLLTNDDLAKLVDTSDEWIQSRTGIRERHIAAPGQTAGDLGYEAALRAIEAAGIQATDIDMIVVGTTTPDLIFPSTACLIQARLGADGCAAMDVNAACSGFLYALSVADKFIRCGDVKTVLVIGTETLSRIVDWTERTTCVLFGDGAGAAVLKADSETGILSTHLHADGSKKELLWNPVGVSAGFNPDAPQQGMRINMKGNDVFKYAVKALDSVVDEALEANGLDKHELNWLIPHQANLRIIEATAKRLDMSMDNVIVTVDKHGNTSSASVPLALDAAVRSGRIERGQLVLLEAFGGGFTWGSALLRY comes from the coding sequence ATGAGCCAGCCGCAGTCTAACGGGCGTATTTTTTCGCGCATCGCCGGTACCGGCAGCTACCTGCCCGAGAAATTGCTCACCAACGACGACCTGGCCAAGCTGGTCGATACCAGCGACGAATGGATCCAGAGCCGCACCGGCATCCGCGAGCGCCATATCGCCGCGCCGGGCCAGACCGCAGGCGATCTGGGTTACGAAGCCGCCCTGCGCGCGATTGAAGCCGCCGGCATCCAGGCTACCGACATCGACATGATCGTCGTGGGCACCACCACGCCGGATCTGATTTTCCCGTCCACCGCCTGCCTCATCCAGGCCCGCCTGGGCGCTGATGGCTGCGCCGCGATGGACGTCAATGCCGCCTGCTCGGGCTTTCTCTACGCCCTGAGCGTGGCTGACAAGTTCATCCGCTGCGGCGACGTCAAGACCGTGCTGGTCATCGGCACCGAAACCCTCAGCCGCATCGTCGACTGGACCGAGCGCACCACCTGCGTGCTGTTCGGCGATGGCGCCGGCGCCGCCGTGCTCAAGGCCGACAGCGAGACGGGCATCCTCAGCACCCACCTGCATGCCGATGGCAGCAAGAAGGAACTGCTGTGGAATCCGGTCGGCGTGTCCGCCGGTTTCAATCCGGATGCACCGCAGCAGGGCATGCGCATCAACATGAAGGGCAACGACGTGTTCAAGTACGCCGTCAAGGCGCTGGACTCGGTCGTGGACGAAGCGCTGGAAGCCAACGGCCTGGACAAGCACGAGCTGAACTGGCTGATTCCGCACCAGGCCAACCTGCGCATCATCGAAGCCACCGCCAAGCGTCTGGACATGTCGATGGACAACGTCATCGTCACCGTCGACAAGCATGGCAACACCTCGTCGGCTTCGGTGCCGCTGGCGCTGGATGCGGCGGTGCGTTCGGGTCGCATCGAGCGTGGCCAGCTGGTGCTGCTCGAGGCCTTTGGCGGCGGTTTCACCTGGGGCTCGGCGCTGCTGCGCTACTGA
- the fabD gene encoding ACP S-malonyltransferase has protein sequence MASNALSFVFPGQGSQSLGMLAELSEQHALVRESFAEASDGAGVDLWALSQGGPEEMLNRTEYTQPALLAAGVSVWRVWQQQGGTTPAVLAGHSLGEYTALVAAGALTLRDGAHLVRLRGQLMQAAAPEGVGAMAAVLGAEDDMVAEVCQQASDSHTVVPANYNSPGQIVIGGDTIAVDRAIALLGERGVRKVVKLAVSVPSHTPLMREAANQLAEVMAGLDWRAPSLPVVQNVDAQVHESVDAIRDALVRQLYLPVRWTQCVQALAARGVTQVGECGPGKVLSGLIKRIDKSLDARTLGNVGELQAALAEWA, from the coding sequence GTGGCTTCCAACGCACTGTCTTTCGTGTTCCCCGGCCAGGGCTCGCAGTCGCTCGGCATGCTGGCCGAACTGTCCGAACAGCATGCCCTGGTGCGCGAATCCTTTGCCGAAGCCTCCGATGGCGCCGGCGTGGATCTGTGGGCGCTCTCGCAGGGTGGCCCGGAAGAAATGCTCAACCGCACTGAGTACACCCAGCCGGCCCTGCTGGCCGCAGGCGTGTCGGTGTGGCGCGTGTGGCAGCAGCAGGGCGGCACAACGCCGGCCGTGCTGGCCGGCCACAGCCTGGGCGAGTACACCGCGCTGGTCGCCGCGGGCGCGCTGACGTTGCGTGACGGCGCCCACCTGGTGCGCCTGCGCGGCCAGCTGATGCAAGCCGCCGCGCCGGAAGGCGTGGGTGCGATGGCGGCCGTGCTCGGCGCCGAAGACGACATGGTCGCCGAAGTCTGCCAGCAGGCTTCCGACAGCCACACCGTGGTGCCGGCCAACTACAACTCGCCGGGCCAGATCGTGATCGGCGGCGACACCATCGCGGTCGATCGCGCCATTGCCTTGCTCGGCGAACGTGGCGTGCGCAAGGTGGTGAAGCTGGCCGTCAGCGTGCCCTCGCACACGCCGCTGATGCGCGAAGCCGCCAACCAGCTGGCCGAAGTAATGGCCGGCCTGGACTGGCGCGCGCCGTCGCTGCCGGTGGTGCAGAACGTCGATGCGCAGGTGCATGAAAGTGTCGACGCCATCCGCGATGCGCTGGTGCGCCAGTTGTACTTGCCGGTGCGCTGGACCCAATGCGTGCAGGCGCTGGCCGCGCGCGGCGTCACCCAGGTCGGCGAATGCGGTCCGGGCAAGGTGCTGAGTGGATTGATCAAGCGCATCGACAAGAGCCTGGATGCGCGCACACTGGGCAACGTGGGTGAGCTGCAGGCGGCACTGGCCGAATGGGCCTGA
- the fabG gene encoding 3-oxoacyl-ACP reductase FabG — MSKPLQGEIALVTGASRGIGAAIADELAAQGAIVIGTATSAGGAQAIGERLSERGGHGRELNVTDAAALEALIDDISKQIGPISILVNNAGITRDNLLMRMKDEEWNDILDTNLTSVYRTSKAVMRGMMKARKGRIINIASVVGVTGNPGQTNYAAAKAGIIAFSKSLAKEIGSRGVTVNVVAPGFIDTDMTKALPDDAKSALIGQIALGRLGEPADIARAVSFLAGPAGAYITGETLHVNGGMYMP; from the coding sequence ATGAGCAAACCCCTGCAAGGCGAAATCGCCCTGGTCACCGGCGCCAGCCGTGGCATTGGCGCGGCCATCGCCGATGAACTCGCCGCACAGGGCGCCATCGTGATCGGCACGGCCACCTCGGCCGGCGGCGCGCAGGCCATTGGCGAACGCCTGTCCGAACGCGGCGGCCATGGTCGCGAACTCAACGTCACCGATGCCGCTGCGCTGGAAGCGCTGATCGATGACATCAGCAAGCAGATCGGTCCGATCTCGATCCTGGTCAACAACGCCGGCATCACCCGCGACAATCTGCTGATGCGCATGAAGGACGAGGAATGGAATGACATCCTCGACACCAACCTCACCAGCGTCTACCGCACTTCCAAGGCAGTGATGCGCGGCATGATGAAGGCGCGCAAGGGCCGCATCATCAACATCGCCTCGGTGGTGGGCGTGACCGGTAATCCCGGCCAGACCAACTACGCCGCGGCCAAGGCCGGCATCATTGCCTTCAGCAAATCCTTGGCCAAGGAAATCGGCAGCCGCGGCGTCACCGTCAATGTGGTTGCGCCCGGTTTCATCGACACCGACATGACCAAGGCCCTGCCGGACGACGCCAAGAGCGCACTCATCGGACAGATCGCCCTGGGTCGCCTGGGCGAACCGGCCGACATCGCCCGCGCGGTGTCGTTCCTGGCTGGCCCGGCCGGCGCCTACATCACCGGCGAAACCCTGCACGTCAACGGCGGCATGTACATGCCCTGA
- the acpP gene encoding acyl carrier protein — MSSIEERVKKIVVEQLGVKEEEVTNSASFVDDLGADSLDTVELVMALEEEFECEIPDEDAEKITSVQQAIDYVKAHVKA; from the coding sequence ATGAGCAGCATCGAAGAACGCGTCAAGAAAATCGTCGTCGAACAACTCGGCGTTAAGGAAGAAGAAGTCACCAACAGCGCATCGTTCGTCGATGATCTGGGCGCCGACTCGCTGGACACCGTTGAACTGGTGATGGCGCTGGAAGAAGAATTCGAGTGCGAGATTCCGGACGAAGACGCCGAGAAGATCACTTCGGTGCAGCAGGCCATTGACTACGTCAAGGCGCACGTCAAGGCGTAA